A window of the Mesorhizobium opportunistum WSM2075 genome harbors these coding sequences:
- a CDS encoding helix-turn-helix transcriptional regulator, which produces MTATQKRTYSRYAIEALGLFGKTIRLGRMQHRLTGQELAERIGVSRSTLQRIEKGDPKVEIGLMFEAAAIVGVKLFDADGKAITALTGRMDDRIALLPKHVYKAGKQVVDEF; this is translated from the coding sequence ATGACGGCAACGCAAAAACGGACTTATTCGCGCTACGCGATCGAGGCGCTTGGCCTTTTCGGTAAGACCATCCGGCTGGGCCGGATGCAGCACCGGTTAACCGGACAGGAGTTAGCCGAGAGAATCGGTGTTTCACGCAGCACCTTGCAGCGCATCGAGAAGGGCGATCCCAAAGTCGAAATCGGACTGATGTTCGAGGCTGCTGCCATTGTCGGTGTGAAGCTGTTCGATGCGGATGGCAAGGCCATCACAGCCCTCACAGGCCGCATGGACGATCGCATCGCGCTGCTGCCGAAGCACGTCTACAAGGCCGGCAAGCAGGTCGTCGATGAGTTCTAA
- a CDS encoding type II toxin-antitoxin system HipA family toxin — protein sequence MSSKVPKYDEAYVWVWLPGETAPVVAGRLYTHDGLVSFNYGRSFRELGRAVALYLPELPLKTGELPLLPGLTMPGCIRDAAPDAWGRRVILNRKFGVKGDEIAQLDISELTFLLESGSDRIGALDFQFSPTNYEPRAPANATLEELVQSAERVETGIPLTPELDQALHHGSSIGGARPKALIEDHTVKHVAKFSSSADLYSVVKGEFIAMRLAALCGIRAASVSLVRAAGKDVLLVERFDRIRVTGGWQRKSMVSALTMLALDEMMARYASYQDLAEIIRHRFTAPSETLRELFSRIVFNILCGNTDDHARNHAAFWDGAKLTLTPAYDICPQARSGQEASQAMLISGNNRMSRIASCLEAAHHFLLSAPEALAIVEGQLRCIAENWPSVSEEAALSRTDRNLFWGRQFLNPYAFTALEGSADALRALADELRNSVHA from the coding sequence ATGAGTTCTAAGGTCCCCAAGTACGACGAAGCCTATGTCTGGGTCTGGCTGCCGGGCGAGACCGCGCCGGTTGTCGCCGGGCGGCTATATACCCATGACGGACTCGTCAGCTTCAACTATGGCAGGAGCTTTCGTGAACTCGGCAGGGCGGTCGCGCTTTATCTCCCGGAACTGCCCCTGAAGACAGGCGAATTGCCTTTGCTTCCTGGCCTAACCATGCCGGGATGCATCCGCGATGCTGCCCCCGATGCCTGGGGACGACGGGTTATCCTCAATCGCAAATTCGGTGTGAAAGGCGATGAAATCGCGCAGCTCGATATTTCAGAACTGACGTTCCTGCTGGAATCAGGCTCGGACCGCATCGGCGCGCTCGATTTTCAGTTTTCGCCCACAAATTACGAGCCGCGCGCACCGGCCAATGCCACTCTCGAAGAGCTTGTCCAATCGGCGGAGCGGGTAGAGACAGGTATTCCGCTCACCCCCGAATTAGATCAGGCGCTGCATCACGGCAGCTCGATCGGCGGGGCAAGACCCAAGGCGCTGATCGAGGACCACACCGTCAAGCATGTCGCGAAATTTTCCTCGTCTGCCGACCTTTACAGCGTCGTCAAAGGAGAATTCATAGCCATGCGGCTTGCCGCCTTGTGCGGCATCAGAGCGGCATCCGTCTCGCTCGTCCGCGCCGCAGGCAAGGACGTGTTGCTCGTCGAGCGATTCGACCGGATCAGGGTCACGGGCGGCTGGCAACGCAAATCCATGGTCTCAGCGCTGACGATGCTCGCGCTCGATGAGATGATGGCGCGTTACGCTAGCTACCAGGATCTGGCGGAGATCATTCGCCACCGATTCACTGCGCCGTCGGAAACTCTCCGCGAGTTGTTCAGCCGCATTGTATTCAATATACTTTGCGGCAACACCGACGATCATGCCCGCAACCATGCGGCGTTCTGGGACGGGGCTAAGCTCACCCTCACGCCTGCCTATGATATTTGTCCGCAGGCCCGCAGCGGCCAGGAGGCCAGCCAGGCCATGCTCATCAGCGGCAATAACCGCATGAGCCGGATCGCGTCATGCCTTGAGGCCGCGCATCACTTCCTGCTCAGCGCGCCGGAAGCTCTTGCGATTGTTGAAGGCCAGCTCCGATGCATTGCGGAGAATTGGCCGAGTGTCAGCGAGGAAGCTGCGCTATCGCGCACAGATCGCAATCTGTTCTGGGGCCGACAGTTCCTCAATCCCTACGCTTTTACGGCGCTGGAAGGGAGCGCCGACGCTCTCCGCGCTCTGGCTGACGAACTACGCAACAGTGTTCACGCCTGA
- a CDS encoding ATP-binding response regulator: MRILLIEDSEDFGSAVREHMIADGHAVEWAKDLSEARYHASGIPYGLVLLDINLPDGNGLDYLREMRKGRDSTPVIIVTARHTVEDRIEGLNAGAADYLVKPFDPRELSARIHAVARSHGNFPKPYSVGALSINAAERRVALDGQPVNLTAREWAILDCVLSRPGAVVLKRKIEEELLSLGSESESNTVEVYVSRLRKKIGRDRIATLRGLGYSFVEESRNGLGDPVDLVQKVRSVVDDFLKKPWFAGRLILDVDGCPAWECKADHAVRIPVVLRYLIDNALTHGLPDIPTTVSVRADGTIAIVNAGPVVPLPDLDEITERFVRLATRATVPGQGLPVANYVIKKVGGSLELASPATGREDGFEAIIRIPR; the protein is encoded by the coding sequence ATGCGAATTTTGCTCATTGAAGACAGCGAGGACTTTGGCAGCGCTGTACGAGAACATATGATAGCTGATGGCCACGCGGTTGAATGGGCCAAGGACCTGTCCGAAGCGCGGTATCACGCAAGTGGGATTCCCTACGGGCTTGTTCTGCTCGATATTAACCTGCCAGACGGTAACGGCCTGGACTACTTGCGGGAGATGAGGAAGGGGCGTGATTCGACACCCGTCATCATCGTGACAGCTCGCCATACGGTCGAGGACCGCATCGAGGGGCTCAATGCTGGTGCCGCCGACTACTTGGTCAAGCCGTTCGATCCCCGCGAACTTTCCGCGCGCATTCATGCCGTGGCGCGTAGTCACGGGAACTTCCCGAAGCCATATTCTGTCGGGGCGCTGTCCATAAACGCGGCTGAGCGGCGCGTCGCCCTCGACGGGCAGCCGGTCAACCTGACTGCACGCGAATGGGCGATTCTCGACTGCGTTCTATCCCGACCCGGAGCGGTAGTTTTGAAGAGGAAGATCGAGGAAGAACTCCTTTCCTTAGGTTCGGAAAGTGAGAGCAATACCGTGGAGGTTTATGTTAGCCGGCTCCGCAAGAAGATCGGTAGGGACCGAATAGCGACACTGCGTGGCTTGGGGTACAGTTTCGTGGAAGAATCGCGGAACGGCCTCGGAGACCCCGTCGATCTTGTCCAAAAGGTTCGGTCAGTCGTTGATGACTTCTTGAAAAAGCCGTGGTTTGCCGGACGGCTAATCCTTGACGTCGACGGCTGTCCCGCCTGGGAGTGCAAAGCAGACCACGCCGTTAGAATTCCCGTCGTGCTTCGATACCTCATCGACAACGCACTCACACATGGACTGCCCGATATCCCGACGACAGTTTCCGTCCGAGCTGATGGAACCATCGCCATTGTAAACGCAGGACCGGTGGTGCCCCTCCCAGACCTTGACGAGATAACAGAGCGTTTTGTGCGTCTTGCGACTCGGGCAACTGTCCCAGGCCAGGGTCTACCCGTCGCTAATTATGTAATCAAGAAGGTCGGTGGCAGCCTTGAACTTGCCTCGCCTGCCACAGGTCGCGAGGATGGTTTTGAGGCGATTATTCGAATCCCTCGATGA
- a CDS encoding DsbA family protein, whose product MINLKAGRIALSALLLLLSVLAKYGPTVTHYVLQHEYNSQLRKDREKVISDRHDALFNDPAAPTAGNPNGDHHIAVFLDCNDPQRRAVDRTIQQALKRDPELKVYYIPYSSTRPGSKFAARAVLAASKQGKFEAFHHGLMATGLRLSGSDILDIARDEGLDVERLKRDMKDPGIVNTVKHHSALAKKLSIHGGPAVVVGKRVVSGAANIHYLDRYLANERKKDRRPTGSPTSAF is encoded by the coding sequence ATGATTAATCTAAAAGCCGGCCGGATCGCCCTTTCAGCCCTACTGCTGCTGCTTTCCGTGCTGGCGAAATATGGTCCAACTGTCACACACTACGTGCTCCAGCACGAATACAATAGCCAGCTCCGCAAGGATAGGGAGAAGGTCATTTCAGACCGGCACGACGCACTCTTCAACGACCCCGCTGCGCCAACTGCAGGCAACCCGAATGGCGACCACCATATCGCCGTATTTTTGGACTGCAACGACCCGCAGCGCCGCGCGGTAGACCGTACGATCCAGCAAGCCCTCAAGCGTGATCCCGAGCTGAAGGTTTACTACATACCTTATTCGAGCACGAGACCGGGTTCCAAATTTGCCGCACGGGCGGTGCTCGCCGCCAGCAAACAGGGAAAATTTGAGGCGTTCCATCACGGCCTAATGGCTACTGGCCTCCGGCTCAGCGGATCCGACATTTTGGATATCGCACGAGACGAGGGTCTCGACGTTGAGCGGCTCAAGCGGGACATGAAGGACCCCGGAATCGTAAACACCGTCAAGCACCATTCCGCGCTCGCAAAGAAGCTGTCCATCCACGGCGGGCCGGCGGTCGTTGTCGGCAAACGAGTGGTTTCAGGTGCGGCTAACATTCACTATTTGGACCGCTACCTCGCCAACGAGCGGAAAAAGGATAGGCGTCCTACCGGATCACCAACTTCGGCATTTTGA
- a CDS encoding ferredoxin, whose translation MRVVVDQDLCGTTGQCVLTLPGTFRQREPDGVAEVCAATVPQALLAAVRLAASQCPVAAIRVISDAGDDERASADAAPSPAEPERHAAKDQRNPEGHDGTV comes from the coding sequence ATGCGCGTCGTGGTCGACCAGGATCTGTGCGGAACCACCGGGCAGTGCGTGCTTACGCTGCCGGGCACCTTTCGCCAGCGCGAACCGGACGGCGTGGCTGAAGTGTGCGCGGCGACGGTGCCGCAGGCGTTGCTCGCCGCCGTGCGGCTCGCGGCCAGCCAGTGCCCGGTCGCCGCCATTCGGGTGATAAGCGACGCTGGCGATGACGAGCGCGCCAGCGCCGACGCTGCGCCTTCTCCGGCGGAACCCGAGCGGCATGCCGCGAAAGACCAACGCAATCCAGAAGGACACGATGGGACGGTTTGA
- a CDS encoding polyprenyl synthetase family protein, whose protein sequence is MQAGSKPHDDRTGVSAIGGLGAQARGASGRLLPEIWMQDGAKGVEQALARLLCAEDDGETELMAAMRYATLHGGKRTRALLCLAAGALADTPAHVLEDVGAAIEMIHACTLVHDDLPAMDNDVLRRGLPTVHVKFGEATAILVGDALQAHAFLTLASLDAPGDNRIALVRELAQAVSAEGAAGGQAKDLSLVGKHVELDRIVAMHRMKSGALVRASVRMGALCAITEDAAHAALYSALDRYSACFGLALQVVDDILDATADAAALGKTPGKDAAAQKPTCASIMGLQAARQFALDLLRDAGEAIAPLGPRAEPLAQMLQRATAYLLKHAPCA, encoded by the coding sequence ATGCAGGCCGGTTCCAAGCCACATGACGACCGAACTGGCGTTTCCGCGATCGGGGGATTAGGCGCGCAGGCGCGCGGCGCATCCGGCAGGCTGCTGCCGGAGATCTGGATGCAGGACGGCGCAAAGGGGGTCGAACAGGCGCTGGCGCGTCTTCTGTGCGCCGAAGACGATGGCGAGACCGAGCTGATGGCGGCGATGCGCTACGCCACCTTGCATGGCGGGAAGCGCACCCGCGCCTTGCTCTGTCTGGCTGCCGGCGCACTGGCCGATACGCCGGCGCACGTGCTCGAGGACGTCGGCGCCGCCATCGAGATGATCCACGCCTGTACCCTGGTCCACGACGACCTGCCCGCGATGGACAACGACGTGCTTCGCCGCGGCCTTCCGACTGTGCACGTCAAGTTCGGCGAAGCCACTGCGATCCTGGTCGGTGATGCGCTGCAGGCGCACGCCTTCCTCACCCTGGCGAGCCTGGATGCGCCGGGCGACAACCGTATCGCGCTCGTGCGCGAATTGGCGCAGGCGGTGTCCGCCGAGGGTGCCGCAGGCGGGCAGGCCAAGGATCTGTCGCTGGTCGGAAAGCATGTCGAGCTGGACAGGATCGTGGCGATGCACCGGATGAAGAGCGGAGCGCTGGTGCGCGCGTCCGTTCGCATGGGCGCGCTATGCGCCATCACGGAGGATGCCGCGCACGCCGCGCTGTACAGTGCGCTCGATCGCTACAGCGCCTGTTTCGGCCTGGCGCTGCAGGTGGTTGACGACATTCTCGACGCGACAGCGGATGCCGCGGCGCTGGGCAAGACCCCCGGCAAGGACGCGGCGGCGCAGAAGCCGACCTGCGCGTCGATCATGGGGCTGCAAGCAGCGCGCCAGTTTGCGCTGGATCTGTTGCGCGACGCCGGGGAGGCCATCGCCCCGCTGGGGCCGCGTGCGGAACCGTTGGCGCAGATGCTGCAGCGGGCCACCGCGTATCTGTTAAAGCACGCGCCATGCGCATGA
- a CDS encoding terpene synthase family protein, protein MIQTERALQQVLEWGRSLTGFADEHAMEAVRGGQYILQRIHPSLRETSARTGRDPQDEMLILAFYRELALLFWLDDCNDLGLIAPEQLAAVEQALGHGVPCVLPGFEGCVVLRASLAALAYDRRDYAQLLDDTRCYCAALRAGHAQAAATERWSYAEYLHNGIDSIAYANVFSCLSLLWGLDMASLRARPAFRQVLRLISAIGRLQNDLHGRDKDRSAGEADNAAILLLERYPAMAVMEFLKDELAGHTRMLHRVMAEERFPAPWGPLIEAMAAIRAQYYQTSTSRYRSDASRGGQRAPA, encoded by the coding sequence ATGATCCAGACCGAACGCGCGCTGCAGCAGGTGCTGGAGTGGGGGCGTTCCCTGACCGGGTTCGCCGACGAGCATGCGATGGAAGCGGTCAGGGGCGGCCAGTACATCCTGCAGCGCATCCATCCGAGCCTGCGTGAGACCAGCGCCCGCACCGGCCGCGATCCGCAGGACGAAATGCTGATCCTGGCGTTCTATCGCGAACTGGCGCTGCTGTTCTGGCTCGACGATTGCAACGACCTTGGCCTGATCGCGCCGGAGCAGCTCGCCGCGGTGGAGCAGGCGCTGGGGCACGGCGTGCCGTGCGTGCTCCCCGGATTCGAGGGCTGCGTTGTGCTGCGTGCTTCGCTGGCCGCGCTCGCCTACGATCGTCGCGACTATGCTCAGCTTCTCGACGATACCCGGTGCTACTGCGCGGCGCTGCGCGCAGGACACGCTCAGGCGGCAGCGACGGAACGCTGGTCCTACGCCGAGTACCTGCACAACGGCATTGATTCGATCGCCTACGCGAACGTGTTCTCTTGCCTTTCGTTGCTGTGGGGGCTGGACATGGCGAGCTTGCGCGCGCGACCGGCGTTTCGCCAGGTCCTGCGGCTCATCTCCGCGATAGGGCGCCTGCAGAACGATCTGCATGGACGCGACAAGGATAGGTCGGCCGGCGAGGCTGACAACGCGGCGATCCTGTTGCTGGAGCGCTATCCGGCTATGGCTGTGATGGAGTTCCTCAAAGACGAGCTGGCCGGCCATACGCGCATGCTGCACCGGGTGATGGCGGAAGAACGCTTTCCCGCGCCGTGGGGACCGTTGATCGAGGCCATGGCGGCCATACGCGCGCAGTACTACCAGACCTCGACCAGCCGCTACCGCAGCGACGCTTCGAGGGGAGGCCAGCGTGCGCCTGCCTGA
- a CDS encoding cytochrome P450 — MDVQETKTACRDAFAELASPACIHDPYPFMRWLREHDPVHRAASGLFLLSRHADIYWALTATGDAFRGPAPGELARYFPRAATSLSLNLMASTIAMKDPPTHTRLRRLISRDFTMRQIDNLRPSIARIVAARLDGMAPALERGEAVDLHREFALALPMLVFAELFGLPQDDMFGLAAGIGAIVEGLSPHASDPQLAAADAGSARVQAYFGDLIQRKRTDPRHDIVSMLVGAHDDDADTLSDAELISMLWGMLLGGFTTTAAAIDHAVLAMLAYPEQRHWLQGDAVEVKAFVEEVLRRDAPVLFSATPRIAQRDIELGGVVIPKNADVRVLIAAGNRDPDGFADPDRFDPARFYGTNPGMSTDGKIMLSFGHGIHFCPGAQLARMQLAESLPRIQARFPTLALAEQPTREPSAFLRTFLALPVRLNAQAGG, encoded by the coding sequence ATGGACGTGCAAGAAACCAAGACAGCATGCCGGGACGCCTTCGCCGAACTGGCGTCGCCAGCGTGCATCCACGACCCGTATCCGTTTATGCGATGGTTGCGCGAGCACGATCCGGTGCATCGCGCGGCCTCGGGCCTCTTTCTGTTGAGCCGCCACGCCGACATTTACTGGGCGCTCACGGCCACGGGCGATGCCTTTCGGGGACCGGCGCCTGGCGAACTGGCGCGCTATTTCCCGCGTGCGGCGACCAGCCTGTCGCTCAATCTAATGGCGTCCACGATAGCGATGAAGGACCCACCGACGCATACGCGTCTGCGCCGGCTGATCTCTCGCGATTTCACCATGCGCCAGATCGACAACCTGCGGCCGAGCATCGCGCGCATCGTCGCAGCGCGCCTGGACGGCATGGCGCCCGCGCTGGAGCGCGGGGAGGCGGTGGATCTGCATCGGGAATTCGCGCTGGCCTTGCCCATGCTGGTCTTCGCCGAACTGTTCGGCCTGCCCCAGGACGACATGTTCGGGCTCGCCGCCGGCATCGGCGCCATTGTGGAAGGCCTGAGCCCGCACGCCAGCGATCCCCAGCTCGCCGCGGCGGACGCAGGCAGCGCCAGGGTGCAGGCCTACTTCGGCGACCTCATACAGCGCAAGCGCACCGATCCCCGCCATGACATCGTGTCGATGCTGGTCGGCGCACACGACGACGATGCCGACACGCTATCGGATGCGGAGTTGATCAGCATGCTGTGGGGCATGCTGCTGGGCGGCTTCACCACCACTGCTGCGGCCATCGACCACGCGGTCCTGGCGATGCTGGCTTATCCCGAACAGCGGCACTGGCTGCAGGGAGACGCCGTGGAGGTGAAGGCATTCGTCGAAGAAGTCCTGCGCCGCGACGCGCCCGTCCTGTTCAGCGCCACTCCGCGTATCGCCCAGCGCGACATCGAACTGGGCGGCGTGGTGATCCCGAAGAACGCGGACGTTCGCGTTCTGATCGCGGCCGGCAATCGCGACCCGGACGGCTTCGCCGATCCCGACCGCTTCGATCCCGCGCGGTTCTACGGCACCAATCCTGGCATGTCGACCGACGGGAAGATCATGCTGAGCTTCGGCCACGGCATCCACTTCTGCCCCGGTGCACAACTGGCCCGGATGCAGTTGGCCGAGAGCCTGCCGCGGATCCAGGCGCGCTTCCCCACGCTGGCATTGGCCGAGCAGCCGACCCGGGAGCCCTCCGCGTTCCTTAGGACGTTCCTTGCGCTGCCGGTGCGGCTGAATGCGCAGGCGGGGGGCTGA
- a CDS encoding cytochrome P450, translating to MDMLLNPLNRRHRLRHDIPVVPGAFPLVGHLPAIICDLPRLLRRAERTLGSYFWLDFGPAGHLMTCMDPDAFALLRHKDVSSALIEGIAPELLGGTMVAQDGGAHRQARDAIKPAFLPKGLTQAGIGDLFEPVIRARVQAWRDRGDVAILRETGDLMLKLIFSLMGIPAQDLAGWHRKYRQLVQLIVAPPIDLPGLPLRRGRAARDWIDAQLHQFVRDARAHAARTGLIKDMVSAFDRSDDALSDDVLVANIRLLLLGGHETTASTMAWMVIELARQPVLWDTLVEEAQRVGAVPTRHADLAQCPVAEALFRETLRLHPAVTLLPRQALQELQLGQWRIPAGTHLCIPLLHFSTSALLHEAPDQFRLARWLQRTEPIRPVDMLQFGTGPHVCIGYHVVWLELVQFCIALALTMHKAGVRPRLLSDVEKGRRYYPTANPSMKIRIGFS from the coding sequence ATGGACATGCTGCTCAACCCGCTGAACCGTCGCCACCGGCTGCGGCACGACATCCCGGTCGTGCCCGGCGCTTTCCCCTTGGTCGGGCATCTTCCCGCCATCATCTGCGACCTGCCGCGCCTGCTGCGGCGCGCGGAACGGACGCTGGGCAGCTACTTCTGGCTGGATTTCGGCCCTGCCGGACACCTGATGACCTGCATGGATCCGGACGCGTTCGCACTGCTTCGGCACAAGGACGTGTCCTCGGCGCTGATCGAAGGGATCGCGCCCGAATTGCTTGGTGGAACGATGGTCGCCCAGGACGGCGGCGCGCACCGGCAGGCGCGCGATGCGATCAAGCCGGCGTTCCTGCCCAAGGGGCTGACCCAGGCCGGCATCGGCGACCTGTTCGAGCCCGTCATCCGGGCGCGTGTGCAGGCGTGGCGCGACCGCGGCGACGTAGCCATCCTGCGTGAAACCGGCGACCTGATGCTAAAGCTCATCTTCAGCCTCATGGGAATCCCCGCGCAGGACCTGGCGGGATGGCATCGCAAGTACCGGCAACTGGTGCAGTTGATCGTCGCGCCCCCGATCGACCTGCCCGGACTGCCCTTGCGGCGCGGCCGCGCCGCCCGCGACTGGATCGACGCGCAGTTGCACCAGTTCGTCCGCGACGCGCGCGCGCATGCCGCGCGCACCGGGTTGATCAAGGACATGGTGAGCGCCTTCGATCGCAGCGACGATGCGCTCTCCGATGACGTCCTGGTCGCCAATATCCGCTTGCTGCTGCTTGGCGGTCACGAGACCACCGCCTCGACGATGGCCTGGATGGTGATCGAGCTGGCGCGGCAGCCTGTGCTGTGGGACACCCTGGTCGAAGAGGCGCAACGCGTGGGCGCGGTGCCGACCCGGCACGCGGATCTAGCGCAGTGTCCGGTCGCCGAGGCGCTGTTCCGCGAGACGCTGCGCCTGCATCCGGCGGTCACGCTCCTGCCGCGTCAAGCGCTGCAGGAATTGCAACTCGGCCAATGGCGCATTCCCGCGGGTACCCATCTGTGCATCCCGCTGCTGCATTTCTCGACCTCGGCGCTGCTGCACGAGGCGCCTGATCAGTTCCGCCTGGCGCGATGGCTGCAACGCACGGAGCCGATCCGGCCGGTGGACATGCTGCAGTTCGGTACCGGCCCACACGTCTGCATCGGCTACCACGTGGTATGGCTGGAACTAGTGCAGTTCTGCATCGCCTTGGCGCTGACCATGCACAAGGCCGGGGTGCGGCCGCGGTTGCTGAGCGACGTCGAAAAAGGCCGGCGCTATTACCCGACCGCAAATCCGTCCATGAAAATCCGCATCGGATTCTCATGA
- a CDS encoding cold-shock protein: protein MATGTVKWFNSTKGFGFIQPDNGGQDVFVHISAVERAGLSTLNEGQKINYEVEQDRRTGKSSAGSLSKAG from the coding sequence ATGGCGACTGGAACGGTGAAGTGGTTCAACAGCACCAAGGGATTCGGTTTTATCCAGCCTGACAACGGAGGTCAGGACGTTTTCGTTCACATTTCCGCTGTCGAACGAGCGGGCCTTTCGACCCTTAATGAGGGCCAGAAGATCAACTACGAGGTCGAACAGGACCGCCGTACCGGCAAGTCCTCCGCAGGCAGTCTCAGCAAAGCTGGCTGA
- the fni gene encoding type 2 isopentenyl-diphosphate Delta-isomerase: protein MTDTALSRRKDDHLDIVLDRRTAPARVAAGWESIRFEHCALPELDLTQIDLRASLLGKTMRAPLLISSMTGGMPRAEAINRHLSEAAQSLGIAMCVGSQRVSLQSRSSQGLTRALRRLAPDIPLLANIGAAQLREADGLDLARRAVDALEADGLIVHLNPLQEAVQPDGDSDWRGVMAQIARAARCVGVPIVAKEVGSGLSTSVACVLVEAGVAVIDVAGAGGTCWAAVEGERARDAADRAVALAFADWGIPTPAGVQAVRRALPTVKLIASGGIRDGVDVAKAIRLGADIAGQAAGVLRAATVSTEAVVAHFEIVIRQLAVACFCTGSADLAALRQARLLPSAHLPAG, encoded by the coding sequence ATGACCGACACCGCCCTGAGCCGGCGCAAGGACGATCATCTGGACATCGTGCTGGATCGGCGAACGGCGCCGGCCAGGGTCGCCGCCGGCTGGGAGTCCATCCGTTTCGAACACTGCGCATTGCCCGAGTTGGACCTGACGCAGATCGACCTGCGCGCCTCGCTGCTGGGCAAGACCATGCGCGCGCCGCTGCTGATCAGCTCCATGACCGGCGGCATGCCACGCGCCGAGGCCATCAACCGGCATTTGAGCGAGGCAGCGCAATCCTTGGGGATCGCCATGTGCGTCGGTTCGCAGCGCGTGAGCCTGCAATCCCGCAGCTCCCAGGGGCTAACGCGCGCGCTGCGCCGCCTGGCCCCAGACATTCCCTTGCTGGCCAATATCGGCGCCGCGCAACTGCGCGAGGCCGACGGCCTGGACCTGGCGCGGCGGGCAGTTGATGCGCTGGAGGCCGATGGACTCATCGTCCATCTCAATCCGCTGCAGGAAGCGGTACAGCCGGACGGCGACAGCGACTGGCGCGGCGTCATGGCGCAGATCGCTCGCGCCGCGCGCTGCGTGGGCGTGCCGATCGTGGCCAAGGAAGTGGGGTCGGGCCTGTCCACCTCTGTGGCCTGTGTGCTCGTCGAGGCGGGCGTGGCGGTGATCGATGTCGCAGGCGCCGGCGGCACCTGTTGGGCCGCGGTGGAGGGCGAGCGCGCCCGCGATGCCGCCGACCGTGCAGTGGCGCTGGCCTTCGCCGATTGGGGGATTCCGACCCCGGCCGGCGTGCAGGCGGTACGTCGGGCGCTGCCAACGGTGAAGCTGATCGCGTCGGGCGGAATCCGCGACGGCGTCGACGTGGCCAAGGCCATTCGCCTGGGCGCGGACATCGCTGGGCAGGCGGCCGGCGTGCTGCGCGCGGCGACGGTGTCCACCGAGGCAGTTGTCGCGCATTTCGAGATCGTCATCCGCCAGTTGGCCGTCGCCTGCTTCTGCACCGGCTCGGCCGATCTGGCGGCATTACGTCAGGCGCGCTTGTTGCCCTCGGCGCATCTGCCCGCCGGTTGA
- a CDS encoding prephenate dehydratase domain-containing protein, whose protein sequence is MIDRACRGNEPAIQPPPAVDISTIKRVGYIGPEGTWTHQASLDLFGDQVELVPFNDGLFEAYENGCVDVACVPATTSLVGTTLYLDQVLRLRSPRVIAEYPKVLSYSLMASKDASFSMITKVLGHAVALQEVAGWLDENMPNVERESRKGATSLVAKPRPR, encoded by the coding sequence ATTATCGATCGAGCGTGCCGAGGAAATGAACCAGCAATTCAGCCACCTCCAGCGGTCGACATCTCCACGATCAAGCGGGTAGGGTACATTGGCCCTGAGGGGACCTGGACCCATCAAGCCTCGCTGGACCTCTTTGGCGACCAAGTTGAACTCGTTCCGTTCAACGACGGATTGTTCGAAGCATATGAGAATGGCTGCGTCGACGTTGCATGCGTTCCAGCTACGACCTCTCTGGTCGGAACCACTCTCTACCTCGACCAAGTCCTGCGCTTGAGGTCTCCCAGGGTCATCGCCGAGTACCCGAAGGTCTTGAGCTATAGCCTGATGGCCAGCAAGGATGCGAGTTTCTCGATGATCACTAAGGTGCTTGGCCACGCCGTAGCCTTGCAGGAGGTGGCCGGGTGGCTCGACGAGAACATGCCCAATGTCGAGCGAGAGAGCCGTAAGGGAGCGACATCTTTAGTCGCTAAGCCTCGCCCTCGATAG